A window of the Brassica napus cultivar Da-Ae chromosome A2, Da-Ae, whole genome shotgun sequence genome harbors these coding sequences:
- the LOC106432924 gene encoding nudix hydrolase 17, mitochondrial-like has product MGVEKMVCLVSRTGRQFQRYNKGRRQVVGCIPYRFKLSSDGKFSDEFEILVISSQKGHAMMFPKGGWELDESVEEAAARESLEEAGVLGNIGHQLGKWDFLSKSRGTYYEGLMFPMLVTEQLDLWPEQHARQRIWMNVVDAREACRDWWMKEALDVLVERLSSPLNQPKENKTISISIETMC; this is encoded by the exons ATGGGTGTTGAGAAAATGGTGTGTTTGGTTTCTCGCACTGGTCGTCAGTTTCAGAGATACAACAAAGGTCGTCGTCAAGTCGTCGG ATGTATTCCGTACAGATTCAAGCTATCAAGCGATGGAAAATTTAGTGATGAATTCGAAATTCTTGTTATTTCTTCTCAGAAAGGTCATGCCATGATGTTCCCAAag gGTGGTTGGGAGCTTGATGAATCTGTAGAAGAAGCTGCCGCAAGAGAATCTCTTGAAGAAGCTGGAGTTCTTGGCAATATTGGG CATCAACTAGGAAAATGGGATTTTTTGAGCAAAAGCAGAGGAACCTACTATGAAGGACTAATGTTCCCTATGCTTGTTACAGAACAACTTGATCTTTGGCCTGAACAACATGCTAGGCAAAGAATCTGG atgaATGTAGTTGACGCCAGAGAAGCTTGTAGAGATTGGTGGATGAAAGAAGCATTAGATGTTTTGGTTGAGAGACTCTCATCGCCATTAAATCAGCCAAAGGAAAATAAGACAATTTCAATCTCTATCGAGACAATGTGCTGA